A stretch of the Comamonas testosteroni TK102 genome encodes the following:
- a CDS encoding LysR substrate-binding domain-containing protein, translated as MKNHQIRAFTQVAESGSIRAAARALFLSQSALTKSLRELEEDVGAELLVRSYRGIEFTPAGKVLLSHTRLALSMLDKAREEVRLIRGGSGARVAVAMSPLVSIKALPEVWKTFEQLAPGVQLALSEGFLSSLIPALLEGRLDFALAIADPTDLPYELVFKPLMDVIALPAGRQGHPLAKAKTWDELRDATWVLNYSAGSQSETLVSWLRGQGLAEPRKMVNCTSSTLMSELMRRTDVLGFCPEILLNDKIYGAGLQRLHVEPLPPPMALGLVQLRGVPLSSAAKPLATLFMKYFRKT; from the coding sequence ATGAAAAATCATCAGATTCGGGCTTTCACCCAGGTCGCCGAAAGCGGCTCCATACGTGCTGCCGCCCGTGCACTCTTTCTGAGCCAGAGCGCCCTGACCAAGTCGCTTCGCGAACTGGAGGAGGATGTAGGTGCAGAGCTGCTGGTACGCAGCTACAGGGGCATTGAGTTCACCCCGGCTGGAAAAGTGCTGCTATCCCATACACGCCTGGCGCTGTCGATGCTGGACAAGGCGCGCGAAGAGGTACGGCTGATCCGCGGCGGCTCGGGCGCCCGGGTGGCCGTGGCAATGTCGCCCCTGGTTTCGATCAAGGCGCTGCCCGAAGTCTGGAAAACGTTTGAACAGTTGGCGCCGGGTGTGCAACTAGCGCTCAGTGAAGGCTTTCTTAGCAGCTTGATTCCGGCTCTGCTCGAGGGACGACTGGACTTCGCGCTGGCCATTGCCGACCCCACAGATCTGCCTTATGAACTGGTCTTCAAACCGCTGATGGACGTGATTGCCTTGCCCGCCGGAAGACAGGGCCATCCGCTGGCCAAGGCGAAAACCTGGGATGAGCTTCGTGACGCGACCTGGGTTTTGAACTACTCGGCGGGCAGTCAGAGCGAGACGCTGGTGAGCTGGCTTCGAGGCCAGGGTCTGGCGGAGCCACGCAAGATGGTCAACTGCACCTCCTCCACGCTGATGAGCGAGCTGATGAGGCGCACTGATGTACTTGGCTTCTGCCCCGAAATTCTCCTGAACGACAAGATTTATGGAGCAGGACTACAGCGTCTGCACGTGGAGCCACTGCCACCCCCCATGGCGCTTGGCTTGGTCCAGTTGCGCGGTGTGCCGTTGAGCAGCGCAGCGAAGCCACTGGCGACACTGTTCATGAAGTATTTCCGCAAGACTTAG
- a CDS encoding universal stress protein, which produces MFKHILIPTDGSKLSEAALRAGMQLAKEQGAKVTALYVMPDYTAMIYGAEAMMAYNSAEMAKSAEKEADQVLKIATDIAAAEGVDCKTARMTNISISQAIIHQAQDSHCDLICMASHGRKGIAGILLGSETQRVLVNSSIPVLVHRPV; this is translated from the coding sequence ATGTTCAAGCACATTTTGATTCCTACGGACGGCTCGAAACTCTCCGAGGCCGCGCTACGCGCGGGCATGCAGTTGGCCAAGGAGCAAGGTGCAAAGGTAACGGCGCTGTATGTAATGCCGGATTACACCGCCATGATCTATGGTGCTGAGGCGATGATGGCCTACAACTCTGCAGAAATGGCTAAGAGCGCTGAGAAGGAAGCCGACCAGGTGCTCAAGATTGCGACGGACATCGCCGCAGCCGAGGGCGTGGACTGCAAGACCGCACGGATGACGAATATCTCTATCAGCCAGGCCATCATCCACCAGGCGCAAGACAGCCATTGCGATCTGATCTGCATGGCATCGCACGGCCGCAAGGGTATCGCCGGCATTTTGCTGGGCAGCGAAACCCAGCGCGTGCTGGTCAACAGCAGCATTCCGGTATTGGTGCATCGCCCCGTGTGA
- a CDS encoding M20 aminoacylase family protein — MHSKFSSYIDTDAMLAWRHAIHRQPELGFEEFQTSALVAHCLHEWGYEVTTGLAGTGLVGSLKFGPGSRRLGLRAEMDALPIQEDTGLPWASEVPGKMHGCGHDGHTTMLLGAAQALAKLHREGKHVMDGMLHLIFQPAEELGGAGGAQRMMKEGLFSRFPCDAVFAMHNMPGMEQGQILFREGACMASSDRATLVFEGCGGHGAMPHLATDPTVVAASTVMALQSIVARNVDPLASAVITVGRLQAGKTYNVIPETAELELSIRALKPEVRDLLEERIRAVAQGQADSFGAQCHITYERGYPVLVNSPAETRLAMGIARSLFGDARVIANADPLCASEDFAYMLEERPGCYLFIGNGDNGHTHGSASGPCNVHNPSFDFNDRNLETGATFWTALAHFFLSTHAPS; from the coding sequence ATGCACTCGAAATTCAGCTCCTACATAGATACCGATGCCATGCTTGCATGGCGGCACGCCATCCATCGCCAGCCTGAACTGGGTTTTGAGGAGTTCCAGACCAGCGCGCTGGTAGCGCATTGCCTGCACGAATGGGGCTATGAAGTCACCACCGGCCTCGCGGGAACAGGATTGGTTGGCTCCCTGAAGTTTGGCCCTGGTTCCAGACGCCTGGGACTGCGTGCGGAAATGGACGCACTGCCCATTCAGGAGGACACGGGCCTGCCATGGGCCAGCGAGGTGCCCGGAAAAATGCACGGTTGCGGGCACGATGGTCACACCACCATGCTGCTTGGCGCGGCACAGGCGTTAGCCAAGCTGCATCGCGAAGGCAAGCATGTAATGGATGGCATGCTGCATCTGATCTTCCAGCCTGCGGAAGAACTGGGCGGTGCGGGCGGCGCCCAGCGCATGATGAAGGAGGGACTGTTTTCGCGCTTTCCCTGCGACGCGGTCTTTGCCATGCACAACATGCCAGGCATGGAGCAGGGCCAGATCCTGTTTCGTGAAGGGGCTTGCATGGCCTCCTCCGATAGGGCAACTCTGGTGTTCGAGGGCTGCGGCGGCCACGGCGCCATGCCGCACCTGGCGACCGATCCTACGGTGGTTGCCGCGTCCACAGTAATGGCCTTGCAAAGCATCGTCGCACGCAATGTAGATCCGCTGGCATCTGCAGTAATCACCGTGGGACGCCTTCAGGCCGGGAAAACCTACAACGTGATCCCGGAGACCGCCGAACTGGAGTTGAGCATCCGGGCCCTGAAGCCCGAGGTGCGCGACCTGCTGGAGGAGCGCATTCGGGCTGTGGCGCAAGGTCAGGCCGACAGCTTTGGCGCACAGTGTCACATCACCTATGAGCGCGGCTACCCGGTGCTGGTCAACTCTCCCGCTGAAACCCGGCTTGCGATGGGTATAGCGCGGTCGCTGTTCGGCGATGCGCGGGTCATAGCCAATGCCGATCCGCTGTGCGCGAGTGAGGATTTCGCTTACATGCTGGAAGAGCGCCCTGGTTGCTACCTCTTCATAGGCAATGGTGACAACGGTCACACACATGGCAGCGCCTCGGGACCCTGCAATGTGCACAACCCCAGTTTCGACTTCAACGATCGCAACCTCGAAACCGGCGCCACATTCTGGACGGCTCTGGCCCATTTCTTTCTTTCAACCCACGCCCCAAGCTGA
- a CDS encoding GntR family transcriptional regulator has product METSLTWSIAESLTKAIVEHRLMPGTKLSEQKLANHFGVSRTLVRQALFQASQNRLIKLEPTRGAFVATPSVEEARQVFAVRRMLEAEMVRNFAAQQTPSRLLELKAHVAAERKAMEANDVGQRSEMLGDFHVRMAELMGNEVLAQLLGELISRCALITLMYQSAPAAEHSHEEHADIVTALAAGDAEHAVQLMLQHLDHMEEDMSFNRILPTRDLSMALSSVSL; this is encoded by the coding sequence ATGGAAACCTCACTCACTTGGTCTATCGCTGAAAGTCTGACCAAAGCAATCGTTGAACATCGACTGATGCCGGGTACCAAGCTGTCGGAGCAGAAGCTGGCCAACCACTTTGGCGTTTCCCGCACTCTGGTTCGCCAGGCTTTGTTTCAGGCTTCACAGAACCGCCTGATCAAGCTGGAGCCTACGCGCGGTGCCTTTGTGGCCACGCCTTCGGTCGAGGAAGCGCGCCAGGTGTTTGCCGTGCGCCGAATGCTAGAGGCCGAAATGGTGCGCAATTTTGCTGCGCAGCAGACACCTTCTCGCTTGTTGGAACTCAAGGCACATGTGGCTGCCGAGAGGAAGGCCATGGAAGCGAATGACGTGGGCCAACGCTCCGAGATGCTGGGCGACTTCCACGTGCGCATGGCCGAGCTCATGGGCAACGAGGTGCTGGCACAGCTGCTGGGCGAGCTGATTTCCCGCTGCGCATTGATCACCCTGATGTACCAGTCTGCACCGGCGGCCGAGCATTCGCACGAAGAACATGCCGACATCGTGACCGCGCTGGCTGCGGGCGATGCCGAACATGCGGTGCAGCTGATGTTGCAGCACCTCGATCACATGGAAGAGGACATGTCCTTCAACCGTATTTTGCCAACGCGCGATCTGTCGATGGCACTTTCATCCGTATCCCTATGA
- a CDS encoding DUF2938 family protein, translating to MINLTSIFTPALAVGIGATLLMDLWSAMLRRMGVATLNYALLGRWCLHWRSGTWFHQSIGEACAAHGEKIIGWTVHYLTGILFAMMFLSIAEPSWTEDPALVPALVFGAATVALPWFVLQPALGAGVASGKTPRPWRNRAVGLTTHLVFGGNLYLCAKAMALI from the coding sequence ATGATTAATCTGACGAGTATTTTTACACCGGCTCTGGCTGTCGGTATCGGCGCGACATTGCTGATGGACCTGTGGTCTGCAATGCTGCGCCGCATGGGCGTTGCCACCCTGAATTACGCACTGCTTGGACGCTGGTGCCTCCACTGGCGAAGCGGTACCTGGTTCCACCAGTCCATTGGAGAAGCTTGCGCTGCACATGGCGAAAAAATCATTGGCTGGACGGTGCATTACCTGACCGGCATCCTGTTTGCCATGATGTTCTTGAGCATTGCGGAACCTTCGTGGACAGAGGATCCTGCCCTAGTGCCCGCGCTGGTATTTGGCGCAGCAACCGTGGCGCTGCCCTGGTTCGTTCTGCAGCCAGCGTTAGGAGCTGGGGTGGCTAGCGGAAAAACACCTCGTCCCTGGCGCAACCGCGCGGTGGGACTGACTACGCATCTTGTTTTTGGTGGGAACCTCTATCTTTGTGCGAAAGCAATGGCATTGATCTAG
- a CDS encoding tripartite tricarboxylate transporter substrate binding protein — protein MKKTVSTFRRHAFVLSLASLCVAPFAMGAARAADLRVVTLLVPYPAGGLSDSIARAISAALGRALNQQVIVDNLGGVSGSLAAQKVLNAPADGHMIFLGSPNEVILSPMVNAAVKLRAEDFRMLGQVAVNPLVLLTRSTLPVRNVDEFIAYAKTQDKGLSYGSVGMGSMYHLLAESMAQQTQIHVTHVPYKGMAPMVQDVGGNSIDFAILPYATSFKGMSEQGRLRLIGWLAPTRSELDTSVPALGEGQILKNFSHSTWAGLMVSRKTPEDMVVRLNKALAEVLRDPEVRRQIAATGSEAPQPQTLAEAERKLREDTVKFRAMAKNIQLQPQ, from the coding sequence ATGAAAAAAACCGTCTCCACCTTCCGTCGACATGCCTTCGTCCTGTCGTTGGCTTCCTTGTGTGTGGCCCCATTCGCAATGGGCGCTGCCCGGGCAGCCGATCTGCGTGTGGTGACTTTGCTCGTTCCGTATCCGGCCGGTGGCCTGTCGGATTCGATCGCCCGGGCGATAAGCGCGGCATTGGGCCGGGCCTTGAACCAGCAGGTCATTGTGGACAATCTGGGCGGCGTCAGCGGATCACTGGCCGCGCAGAAGGTGTTGAACGCGCCCGCTGACGGGCACATGATCTTTCTCGGCTCACCCAACGAGGTGATTCTCTCGCCGATGGTCAACGCCGCCGTGAAGCTAAGAGCCGAAGACTTTCGCATGCTGGGCCAGGTGGCAGTGAATCCGCTGGTTTTGCTGACCCGCTCCACACTGCCGGTGCGCAACGTCGATGAATTCATTGCCTATGCCAAGACCCAGGACAAAGGTCTGTCCTATGGCAGCGTCGGCATGGGCTCCATGTATCACCTGTTGGCTGAAAGCATGGCGCAGCAGACCCAGATCCACGTCACGCATGTGCCCTACAAGGGCATGGCACCCATGGTGCAGGATGTCGGAGGAAACAGCATCGACTTTGCCATCCTGCCCTATGCAACGAGCTTCAAGGGAATGTCCGAGCAGGGGCGCCTGAGGCTCATCGGGTGGCTGGCTCCCACACGCAGCGAGCTGGATACCTCTGTGCCCGCTCTTGGCGAAGGCCAGATTCTGAAGAACTTCAGCCATTCCACCTGGGCCGGTCTCATGGTGAGCCGCAAAACTCCCGAGGACATGGTGGTACGTCTGAACAAGGCACTGGCCGAAGTGCTGCGTGATCCCGAGGTGCGGCGCCAGATTGCGGCCACCGGATCGGAAGCGCCGCAACCCCAGACGCTGGCTGAGGCGGAGCGGAAACTCAGGGAAGACACCGTCAAATTTCGCGCCATGGCCAAAAACATTCAACTCCAGCCGCAGTAA
- a CDS encoding helix-turn-helix domain-containing protein, with amino-acid sequence MEISEVVRRTGLPPSTLRFYEEKGLIHSIGRQGQRRLFDAQVLERLSVIALGCAAGFSLEEIRSMLPSDGKVQVSREMLLAKADQVQQSIKRLKAVRDGLRHAANCPEKNHLDCARFQGLMHAALAGKITPLTVAASKAKGVELLL; translated from the coding sequence ATGGAAATCTCAGAAGTAGTAAGAAGAACCGGGCTACCCCCATCGACACTTCGCTTCTACGAAGAGAAGGGATTGATACATTCCATCGGCCGACAGGGACAGCGACGCCTGTTCGATGCACAGGTACTGGAGCGACTGTCCGTCATCGCCCTTGGGTGCGCTGCCGGGTTCTCACTGGAAGAAATCCGCTCAATGCTGCCCTCTGACGGAAAAGTGCAGGTCAGTCGCGAAATGCTGCTTGCCAAGGCAGATCAGGTGCAGCAGTCCATCAAGCGGCTGAAGGCCGTGCGTGACGGCTTGCGGCATGCGGCCAATTGCCCTGAGAAAAATCATCTGGATTGCGCTAGGTTTCAAGGACTGATGCATGCAGCCCTGGCAGGGAAAATCACGCCATTAACAGTCGCAGCCAGCAAAGCCAAAGGGGTTGAGCTCCTGCTCTGA
- the puuE gene encoding allantoinase PuuE, translating into MTYDSTASYPRDLIGYGRNTPHPEWPGKARVAVQFVLNYEEGGENHILHGDPGSEQFLSEMFNPASYPDRHMSMDGIYEYGSRAGVWRILKEFEKRGLPLTVFGVATALQKHRELAQAFDELGHEVACHGLKWIHYQNVPEEIERAHMQQCVDIFEELYGADGDHGLGWYTGRDSPNSHRLVADAGRFSYDSDYYGDDLPFWMKVAKSDGTTHNQLIVPYTLDVNDMRFALPQGYSHADPFFQYMKDTFDVLYAEGNASGDNAPKMMSIGMHCRLLGRPGRITALQRFLDHIQKHDNVWVCRRIDLARHWAERFPMR; encoded by the coding sequence ATGACTTACGATTCCACCGCCTCCTACCCACGCGACCTGATTGGCTACGGCCGCAACACGCCCCATCCCGAATGGCCCGGCAAAGCCCGCGTGGCCGTTCAGTTCGTGCTGAACTACGAAGAAGGCGGTGAGAACCATATCCTGCATGGCGACCCCGGCAGCGAGCAGTTTCTGTCGGAGATGTTCAATCCCGCCAGCTACCCGGACCGTCACATGAGCATGGACGGCATCTATGAATACGGCTCGCGCGCCGGCGTGTGGCGCATTCTCAAGGAGTTCGAGAAGCGCGGTCTGCCGCTGACCGTGTTCGGCGTGGCCACGGCGCTGCAAAAGCATCGCGAGCTGGCCCAGGCCTTTGACGAACTCGGTCACGAAGTGGCCTGCCACGGCCTGAAGTGGATTCACTACCAGAACGTGCCCGAGGAGATCGAGCGCGCCCACATGCAGCAATGCGTGGACATCTTTGAAGAGCTGTACGGAGCGGACGGCGACCACGGCCTGGGCTGGTACACCGGCCGCGACAGCCCCAACAGCCACCGTCTGGTGGCCGATGCCGGCCGCTTCAGCTACGACAGCGATTACTACGGCGACGACCTGCCCTTCTGGATGAAGGTCGCCAAGAGCGACGGCACGACGCACAACCAGCTCATCGTTCCCTACACGCTGGACGTGAACGATATGCGCTTTGCGCTGCCCCAGGGTTACTCGCATGCCGATCCGTTCTTCCAGTACATGAAGGACACATTCGATGTCCTGTACGCCGAGGGCAATGCCAGCGGCGACAACGCCCCCAAGATGATGAGCATCGGCATGCACTGCCGACTGCTGGGCCGTCCCGGCCGGATTACAGCGCTGCAGCGCTTCCTCGACCACATCCAGAAGCACGACAACGTGTGGGTGTGCCGCCGTATTGATTTGGCTCGCCACTGGGCCGAGCGTTTCCCTATGCGATGA
- a CDS encoding GntR family transcriptional regulator — MSTPVITKTKIAERLIESILTAKLRPGEKLGEQDIADLFQVSRTLVREALMHLQTRGFVEVRSRVGWYVAEPSFEEAQETYAARRVVEPGMLRDAGQPLQTTLKRLRKHIAEERKAIACGDAEARSWLLADFHICLAECLGNRFLTSMMVDLSARTTLISDLYQSKTEAKVFNDDHAAIVDALAEGDNLKAEQLMIAHIDALASRLDESLIGRRGARNRLRSILAPEDSSSAK, encoded by the coding sequence ATGAGTACTCCAGTCATCACTAAAACCAAGATCGCCGAGCGTCTCATAGAGTCGATCCTGACAGCCAAGCTACGTCCGGGAGAGAAGCTTGGTGAACAAGACATTGCGGACTTATTTCAGGTCAGTCGAACCTTGGTCCGCGAGGCATTGATGCATCTGCAGACCCGAGGTTTTGTGGAGGTCCGATCCAGGGTTGGCTGGTATGTTGCAGAGCCTTCGTTTGAAGAGGCTCAGGAAACCTATGCGGCGCGGCGCGTCGTTGAGCCAGGCATGCTACGTGATGCTGGTCAGCCCTTGCAGACGACACTTAAGCGCCTGCGCAAGCATATCGCTGAAGAACGCAAAGCCATTGCCTGTGGAGATGCGGAAGCTCGCAGCTGGCTGCTGGCCGACTTTCATATCTGCCTGGCCGAGTGTCTTGGCAATCGTTTTTTGACGTCCATGATGGTCGATCTCTCTGCGAGAACGACTCTGATTTCGGATCTATACCAATCGAAAACCGAGGCCAAGGTTTTCAATGACGATCATGCAGCCATCGTTGATGCGCTGGCGGAAGGCGACAATTTAAAGGCTGAACAGTTAATGATTGCTCATATCGATGCCTTGGCATCGCGCCTTGATGAAAGCCTGATTGGTCGTCGCGGAGCCCGCAACCGACTGCGCTCCATCCTGGCTCCTGAAGATTCGTCTTCAGCCAAATAA